In Theropithecus gelada isolate Dixy chromosome 13, Tgel_1.0, whole genome shotgun sequence, one DNA window encodes the following:
- the FAM98A gene encoding protein FAM98A isoform X2, translating into MGPAHWEKIEAINQAIANEYEVRRKLLIKRLDVTVQSFGWSDRAKSQTEKLAKVYQPKRSVLSPKSTISVAHLLAARQDLSKILRTSSGSIREKTACAINKVLMGRVPDRGGRPNEIEPPPPEMPPWQKRQDGPQQQTGGRGGGRGGYEHSSYGGRGGHEQGGGRGGRGGYDHGGRGGGRGNKHQGGWTDGGSGGGGGYQDGGYRDSGFQPGGYHGGHSGGYQGGGYGGFQTSSYTGSGYQGGGYQQDNRYQDGGHHGDRGGGRGGRGGRGGRGGRAGQGGGWGGRGSQNYHQGGQFEQHFQHGGYQYNHSGFGQGRHYTS; encoded by the exons GAAAAGATAGAAGCAATTAACCAAGCCATAGCCAATGAATATGAAGTCCGGAGAAAGCTGCTAATAAAACGTTTGGATGTCACTGTACAGTCCTTTGGCTGGTCTGACAGAGCTAAG AGCcagacagaaaaattagccaaggttTACCAGCCGAAACGTTCGGTCTTATCCCCTAAAAGTACTATTTCTGTTGCCCATCTTTTGGCTGCAAGGCAGGACTTGTCAAAGATTTTAAGGACAAGCAGCGGCTCTATAAGAGAAAAAACTGCCTGTGCCATCAATAAG GTGTTGATGGGCAGGGTGCCTGACAGAGGTGGTAGACCCAATGAAATCGAACCTCCACCCCCAGAGATGCCACCATGGCAGAAGAGGCAAGATGGCCCCCAGCAGCAAacaggaggccgaggaggagggagaggtggcTATGAACATTCCTCATACGGAGGACGAGGAGGTCATGAACAAGGAGGCGGGAGAGGTGGACGTGGTGGCTATGACCATGGTGGccgagggggaggaagaggaaataaGCATCAAGGAGGCTGGACAGATGGAGggagtggaggaggaggtggctaCCAAGATGGTGGTTATCGAGATTCAGGTTTCCAGCCAGGTGGCTATCATGGTGGCCACAGTGGTGGTTATcaaggcggaggttatggtggcTTCCAAACATCTTCATATACAGGAAGTGGATACCAGGGTGGTGGCTACCAGCAGGACAATAGATACCAAGATGGTGGGCACCACGGTGATCGTGGTGGTGGTCGTGGAGGGCGAGGGGGTCGTGGAGGGCGAGGTGGTCGTGCAGgccagggaggaggctggggaggaagagggagccAGAATTATCACCAAGGGGGTCAATTTGAACAGCATTTCCAGCATGGAGGTTATCAGTATAATCATTCTGGATTTGGGCAGGGAAGACATTATACTAGTTGA